A window from Crocosphaera sp. UHCC 0190 encodes these proteins:
- a CDS encoding c-type heme family protein, translated as MLKDNQLLKNLKIATKLNILLIAISVIIVLLSGGFLSLILSHNAEKVVTDKALVLMETMSAVRNYTSTKVNPELASRLETDNQFLPQTVPAYSAREVFEYFREQGGYKDFFYKEATLNPTNLRDKADQFETEIVETFRKDSNLKQTSGFRSFNSGDIFYIARPINVSKESCLRCHSTPDVAPKSLLVTYGKDNGFGWKLHEVVGIQMILVPANKILETAKKLQISVTSILVVCLLFAIILINFFLKFTVTTPLKKMAQLAQRISTGDLSQEFEHPFDDEMGMLAASLNRMKVSLEIAMDMLNSEAE; from the coding sequence ATGCTCAAAGATAATCAACTGTTAAAAAATCTTAAGATTGCGACAAAACTTAATATTTTGCTGATAGCCATCTCGGTTATCATTGTCTTGCTCAGTGGGGGATTTTTATCGTTGATTCTCTCCCATAATGCTGAAAAAGTGGTCACAGACAAAGCTTTAGTGTTAATGGAAACCATGAGTGCTGTCCGTAATTATACTAGCACAAAAGTTAATCCTGAATTAGCTTCTCGATTAGAGACGGATAATCAATTTTTACCCCAAACTGTGCCAGCCTATTCAGCCCGTGAAGTGTTTGAATATTTTAGAGAACAAGGGGGTTATAAAGATTTCTTCTACAAGGAAGCGACCTTAAACCCAACGAATTTAAGAGACAAAGCCGATCAATTTGAAACTGAAATTGTCGAAACATTTCGCAAGGATTCTAACTTAAAACAAACTTCAGGTTTCCGGTCATTTAATAGTGGCGATATTTTTTATATTGCTCGGCCAATTAATGTTTCTAAAGAAAGCTGTTTGCGCTGTCATAGTACCCCAGATGTTGCCCCAAAAAGCTTGCTAGTCACCTATGGCAAAGATAATGGGTTTGGCTGGAAACTCCATGAAGTTGTCGGCATACAAATGATTTTAGTTCCCGCTAATAAGATCTTAGAAACTGCCAAAAAACTTCAGATTTCTGTCACGAGTATTCTTGTCGTTTGTTTGTTGTTTGCTATTATCTTAATCAACTTCTTTCTGAAGTTTACTGTCACCACGCCATTGAAGAAAATGGCTCAGTTAGCCCAAAGAATTAGTACAGGAGATTTGAGCCAAGAATTTGAACACCCGTTTGATGATGAAATGGGAATGTTAGCCGCTTCTCTGAACCGGATGAAAGTCAGTTTAGAAATTGCGATGGATATGTTAAATTCCGAGGCAGAATAA
- a CDS encoding UDP-N-acetylmuramoyl-L-alanyl-D-glutamate--2,6-diaminopimelate ligase, producing MMKLRELLTKVPTLGQIPDHAALEREIKGISTNSHACQLGDLFIGMPGTRVDGGEFWQSAIEVGAVAAIISPQAAAKFPPNPNDCVIIAEDLTTVAADLAAAFYNYPAQQLNMIGVTGTNGKTTITHLIEYFLAQCQYPTALLGTLYTRWPGFQQTAVHTTPFATELQEQLAQAVAAKNQYCVMEVSSHALAQGRVKKCPFAVSVFTNLTQDHLDFHKNMEDYFGAKQLLFTPEYLQGRAIINLDDSYGKRLIETLDSESVWSYSVNDTKADFYTSDLNYQATGVGGTLHTPKGSIAFNSPLVGQFNLSNLLAAVATVLNFGLDLKTIIEKLPQFLGVPGRMERIQISEKQDISVIVDYAHTPDSLENLLKAARPFIRGKIICVFGCGGDRDRTKRPLMGKISAELADISVVTSDNPRTEDPQVILADILTGITQSAEPLVISDRAEAIDTAIQQAKPGDGVLIAGKGHEDYQILGTEKIHFDDREEARKALELRLG from the coding sequence ATGATGAAACTCCGTGAATTATTAACTAAAGTTCCCACCCTTGGGCAAATTCCTGACCATGCAGCCTTAGAACGGGAGATTAAAGGGATTTCTACCAATTCCCACGCTTGTCAACTGGGAGACTTATTTATCGGAATGCCAGGAACCCGTGTAGATGGGGGTGAATTTTGGCAAAGTGCCATAGAAGTTGGAGCAGTGGCCGCCATTATTAGTCCCCAAGCCGCCGCGAAATTTCCCCCAAACCCTAATGATTGTGTCATCATTGCCGAAGATTTGACCACCGTAGCGGCTGATTTGGCAGCTGCATTCTATAATTATCCCGCCCAACAATTAAACATGATTGGAGTAACAGGAACCAATGGCAAAACAACTATTACCCATTTAATTGAATATTTCCTGGCTCAATGTCAATATCCGACGGCGTTATTAGGGACTTTATATACCCGTTGGCCAGGGTTTCAACAAACGGCAGTTCACACTACACCCTTTGCGACAGAATTACAAGAACAACTGGCCCAAGCAGTCGCCGCTAAGAATCAATATTGTGTCATGGAAGTGAGTTCCCATGCCTTGGCCCAAGGGCGGGTTAAAAAGTGTCCTTTTGCTGTCAGCGTGTTTACCAATTTGACTCAAGATCACTTAGATTTTCATAAAAATATGGAAGATTATTTTGGGGCAAAACAGTTATTATTTACCCCTGAATATTTACAGGGACGGGCAATTATTAATTTAGATGATTCCTATGGAAAACGACTCATTGAAACTTTAGATTCAGAGTCAGTTTGGAGTTATAGTGTCAATGATACAAAGGCTGATTTTTATACCAGCGATCTCAATTATCAAGCAACGGGAGTAGGGGGAACATTACACACCCCAAAAGGCAGCATAGCCTTTAATTCTCCCTTGGTGGGACAATTTAACTTATCCAATCTATTGGCCGCCGTGGCTACTGTCTTAAATTTTGGGCTAGATTTAAAGACAATTATCGAAAAATTGCCCCAGTTTTTAGGGGTTCCCGGACGGATGGAACGGATACAAATTAGTGAGAAACAAGATATTAGTGTGATTGTTGATTATGCCCATACCCCTGATAGTTTAGAAAATTTACTTAAGGCTGCTCGTCCTTTTATTAGGGGTAAAATAATCTGTGTCTTTGGTTGTGGTGGTGATCGTGACCGTACTAAACGCCCTTTAATGGGGAAAATATCTGCCGAATTAGCAGATATTTCGGTAGTAACATCTGATAACCCTCGCACGGAAGATCCCCAAGTAATTTTAGCGGATATCTTAACAGGAATTACTCAATCAGCAGAGCCGTTAGTTATTAGCGATCGCGCGGAGGCAATTGATACCGCTATTCAACAAGCGAAACCAGGAGATGGGGTTTTAATTGCCGGAAAAGGTCATGAAGATTATCAAATTTTAGGCACTGAAAAGATTCATTTTGATGATCGTGAAGAAGCGAGAAAAGCCTTGGAATTACGATTAGGATAG
- the psbM gene encoding photosystem II reaction center protein PsbM, which yields MQVNDLGFIASILFVLVPTVFLLILFIQTRKETES from the coding sequence ATGCAAGTTAACGATCTTGGTTTTATTGCTAGTATCCTTTTTGTGCTAGTTCCTACCGTGTTTCTGCTGATTTTATTCATTCAAACTCGCAAAGAAACCGAATCTTAA
- a CDS encoding 2Fe-2S iron-sulfur cluster-binding protein: protein MTINFVKENKEVVFAQGSNLREKALQNKVDIYTFKGKLTNCGGYGQCGTCIVEIVEGMENLSPRTDFEQRVLKKKPDSYRLACQTIVNGPVTVKTKP, encoded by the coding sequence ATGACGATTAATTTTGTCAAAGAGAATAAAGAGGTAGTATTTGCACAGGGTTCCAACCTACGGGAAAAAGCTCTGCAAAATAAAGTCGATATCTATACCTTTAAAGGCAAATTGACCAACTGCGGGGGTTATGGACAGTGTGGTACTTGTATTGTTGAAATTGTAGAAGGGATGGAAAATCTATCGCCTCGTACCGACTTTGAACAGCGTGTCCTCAAGAAAAAGCCCGATAGCTATCGTTTAGCCTGTCAAACCATCGTTAATGGCCCGGTGACAGTGAAAACTAAACCCTAA
- a CDS encoding ribulose bisphosphate carboxylase small subunit, with protein MKTLPKERRYETLSYLPPLTDQQIVKQIQYLLDEGMIPGVEFEEAPEPTTYFWTMWKLPLFSASSPQEVLAEVRECRSEYPNAYIRVIGFDNIKQCQTTSFIVHKPNTRAF; from the coding sequence ATGAAAACATTACCTAAAGAGCGTCGTTACGAAACCCTCTCCTATTTACCCCCTTTAACTGATCAACAAATCGTTAAGCAGATTCAATATTTGTTGGATGAAGGTATGATTCCTGGGGTTGAATTTGAAGAAGCCCCCGAACCCACTACCTACTTCTGGACAATGTGGAAGTTACCTTTATTTAGTGCGTCTTCTCCTCAAGAAGTCTTGGCTGAAGTGCGGGAATGCCGTTCTGAGTATCCTAATGCTTATATTCGTGTGATTGGTTTTGACAACATCAAACAGTGTCAAACTACCAGCTTTATCGTTCATAAGCCTAATACTCGTGCATTCTAA